Proteins from a genomic interval of Quercus lobata isolate SW786 chromosome 11, ValleyOak3.0 Primary Assembly, whole genome shotgun sequence:
- the LOC115966342 gene encoding beta-amyrin 28-monooxygenase-like translates to MELFFFVLISLFLIASISLGIRSFAYKTKEKVTGTGPTLPPGSFGWPIMGETLQFLAANREGAIDHKFISKRTTKYSSKIFKTSIFGENFIVFSGASANRFIFSNDSKFFIRWWPPSFQKLFPSMEFVPIEHDAAKGRKLMSLFFKFNEAQKLVASIDSISRNQLKNNWEGKNEVKVYPLVKMYTFTLACHLFLSINDTEKVLKLLYHFNNLTDGILSVPLSIPGTPFHRATRAMESLRKEIYLIIKERREALAKNLASPTQDVLSQMIAVPFDDGFMTELEIVDKILAILFGGEETTTATITFAMKYLSEMPHLYNEVLKEQREITRSMKPREVLRFDDIQKMRYTWNFVNEVMRHIPIVQGAFREVKVDITFVGYVIPKGWKLYWGVGSTHHNSEYFSEPERFNPIRFEGNGPSPYTHVPFGVGPLMCPGHEYARLTILVFLHYVVKMFQWEPILPNEKMKFKAAPMPAEGFPVCLSPHQI, encoded by the exons ATGGAGCTCTTCTTCTTCGTTCTAATTTCCCTATTCTTGATTGCTTCCATTTCTCTTGGCATTAGGTCCTTCGCTtataaaaccaaagaaaaagtCACTGGCACCGGGCCAACACTCCCTCCAGGAAGTTTTGGTTGGCCAATAATGGGTGAAACCCTTCAATTTTTGGCTGCAAACCGTGAGGGAGCTATAGATCATAAATTTATCTCTAAGAGAACAACCAAATATTCTTCCAAAATattcaaaacttctatttttggtgagaatttcattgttttttctGGTGCTTCTGCAAATAGATTCATTTTTTCAAACGATAGCAAGTTCTTCATACGTTGGTGGCCTCCCTCATTTCAAAAGCTTTTCCCCTCCATGGAATTTGTACCCATTGAACATGATGCTGCCAAGGGCAGGAAGCTTATGTCCTTGTTCTTCAAATTCAATGAGGCTCAAAAATTAGTGGCATCAATTGACTCAATTTCAAGaaaccaattaaagaataattgGGAAGGCAAAAATGAAGTCAAGGTGTATCCTCTAGTAAAAATGTACACATTCACATTAGCttgtcatttatttttgagCATCAATGACACAGAAAAAGTTTTGAAGCTTTTGTACCACTTCAATAATCTAACCGATGGCATACTATCGGTACCTCTAAGCATCCCCGGTACACCATTTCATCGTGCAACCAGAGCGATGGAATCTCTTAGGAAAGAGATTTATTTGATTATTAAGGAGAGGAGGGAAGCCTTAGCAAAGAACTTAGCATCTCCAACACAGGACGTGCTATCACAGATGATTGCTGTGCCATTTGATGATGGATTCATGACGGAATTGGAGATTGTAGACAAGATTTTGGCAATTCTATTCGGGGGTGAAGAGACTACCACTGCCACAATCACTTTTGCTATGAAATATCTATCAGAGATGCCTCACCTCTACAATGAAGTTCTAAAAG AGCAAAGGGAAATTACGAGGTCAATGAAGCCAAGAGAAGTACTACGTTTTGATGACATACAGAAAATGAGATACACTTGGAACTTTGTGAATGAAGTTATGAGGCATATACCAATTGTTCAAGGTGCTTTCAGAGAAGTCAAGGTGGATATCACTTTCGTAGGTTATGTCATTCCCAAAGGGTGGAAG CTATATTGGGGTGTGGGTTCTACCCATCATAACTCTGAATACTTCTCAGAGCCAGAAAGGTTTAATCCCATAAGATTCGAAGGAAATGGACCTTCTCCTTACACACATGTTCCTTTTGGGGTAGGACCACTAATGTGCCCCGGACATGAGTATGCTAGATTGACTATTCTTGTCTTCCTCCATTACGTGGTGAAAATGTTTCAATGGGAACCAATTCTCCCcaatgagaaaatgaaattcaaagcaGCGCCTATGCCAGCAGAAGGGTTCCCAGTTTGTCTTTCTCCTCACCAGatttaa